From the Solanum lycopersicum chromosome 10, SLM_r2.1 genome, one window contains:
- the LOC138338794 gene encoding uncharacterized protein → MTLFETLYGRRCRSPIGWFDAFEVRPWGTDLLRESLEKVKFFHEMLLAAQSGHKEYVDRKVRDLEFMKGEKVLMKVSPMKGVMWFAKRYKLSLRYIGPFEMLKRVGEVAYELALPPGLSGVHPVFHVSMLKKYHGDENYIIRWDSVLLDENLSYEEEPVVILDREVRKLRSKEVASIKVQWKNQLVLESNWESETDMHEKYPHLSFDHSRTNDG, encoded by the coding sequence ATGACCCTATTTGAgacattgtatgggaggagatgtaggtctcccattggttggtttgatgcatttgaggtgagaccttggggtactgatcttttaagggaatcattagagaaagtgaaattctTTCACGAGATGCTTTTGGCAGCTCAGAGCGGGCATAAGGAGTAtgtagatcgaaaggttagggacttggagtttatgAAGGGTGAGAAAGTCTTGATGaaagtttcacctatgaaaggtgTGATGTGGTTTGCTAAGCGATATAAACTTAGTCTGAGGTATATTGGCCCATTTGAAATGCTGAAGCGcgtgggagaggtggcctatgagttggccttgcctccagggttgtcaggagtgcacccggtatttcatgtgtctatgttaaaaaaataccatggtgatGAAAACTACAtaattcgttgggattcagttctgcttgatgagaatctgtcttatgaggaggagcctgtagTTATTCTAGATAGGGAGGTCCGCAAATTGAGGTCAAAGGAggttgcatctatcaaggttcaatggaagaatcagcTAGTTTTAGAGTCCAATTGGGAGAGTGAGACTGATATGCAtgaaaaatacccacacctttcttttgatcattcgaggacgaacgatgggtaa